From one Amphiura filiformis chromosome 13, Afil_fr2py, whole genome shotgun sequence genomic stretch:
- the LOC140167945 gene encoding uncharacterized protein isoform X1 — translation MQSLLRIGSALIRILKNTMTGDVIPLLLAIACLFLTPAISLPSKTGTARDISHTDIERLILNTIETVEAQAINRKNGGTNEDEVGGTPWKAENTWKTPTLPDLIKDWKESVKERQESLAGNDILRDIPDADAALNDKRSRDYGWGMAFGKRGSRTQNERHKLESRNKEYGWGTFFGKRNEYGWGHMFGKRDAEEVDYDDFVA, via the coding sequence AACACCATGACCGGGGATGTCATTCCCTTGTTACTAGCTATAGCGTGCCTATTCCTCACACCGGCTATATCACTTCCGTCCAAAACGGGAACAGCGAGAGATATCTCACACACAGATATTGAGCGATTAATTCTTAACACCATAGAAACAGTAGAAGCCCAAGCAATCAACAGGAAAAACGGTGGAACAAATGAAGACGAGGTCGGTGGGACACCGTGGAAGGCTGAGAATACATGGAAAACACCCACTTTACCTGATTTAATAAAAGACTGGAAAGAAAGCGtcaaagaaagacaagaaagtCTAGCGGGAAATGATATTTTACGGGATATACCAGACGCGGATGCAGCGTTAAATGACAAGAGAAGTAGGGATTATGGCTGGGGTATGGCTTTTGGTAAACGTGGGTCACGGACACAAAATGAAAGACATAAATTGGAATCAAGGAATAAAGAATACGGCTGGGGTACCTTCTTTGGAAAGCGGAATGAATATGGCTGGGGGCATATGTTCGGAAAGAGAGACGCAGAAGAAGTAGATTATGACGATTTTGTAGCATGA
- the LOC140167945 gene encoding uncharacterized protein isoform X2 encodes MTGDVIPLLLAIACLFLTPAISLPSKTGTARDISHTDIERLILNTIETVEAQAINRKNGGTNEDEVGGTPWKAENTWKTPTLPDLIKDWKESVKERQESLAGNDILRDIPDADAALNDKRSRDYGWGMAFGKRGSRTQNERHKLESRNKEYGWGTFFGKRNEYGWGHMFGKRDAEEVDYDDFVA; translated from the coding sequence ATGACCGGGGATGTCATTCCCTTGTTACTAGCTATAGCGTGCCTATTCCTCACACCGGCTATATCACTTCCGTCCAAAACGGGAACAGCGAGAGATATCTCACACACAGATATTGAGCGATTAATTCTTAACACCATAGAAACAGTAGAAGCCCAAGCAATCAACAGGAAAAACGGTGGAACAAATGAAGACGAGGTCGGTGGGACACCGTGGAAGGCTGAGAATACATGGAAAACACCCACTTTACCTGATTTAATAAAAGACTGGAAAGAAAGCGtcaaagaaagacaagaaagtCTAGCGGGAAATGATATTTTACGGGATATACCAGACGCGGATGCAGCGTTAAATGACAAGAGAAGTAGGGATTATGGCTGGGGTATGGCTTTTGGTAAACGTGGGTCACGGACACAAAATGAAAGACATAAATTGGAATCAAGGAATAAAGAATACGGCTGGGGTACCTTCTTTGGAAAGCGGAATGAATATGGCTGGGGGCATATGTTCGGAAAGAGAGACGCAGAAGAAGTAGATTATGACGATTTTGTAGCATGA